From Streptomyces sp. TLI_105, the proteins below share one genomic window:
- a CDS encoding proline racemase family protein has product MSTTPRPVRTTDYHTAGEPFRIVDEDLPPIPGDTVAERRALALRLGPLDDLRRLLVREPRGHSGMYGGFVVPPDDDGAHFGVLFWHKDGYSTACGHGTMALGAWAVDTGRVPAPGDGDVPVRVDVPSGRVTATVHRAGGRTTGVTFRNVPTRVLARKVPVTTAYGTVEVDLADSGACYASVPARALGLDTGRVSLPALVRAGGEIRAALLEHDVYGVVLYDELPDTPDGPHQRNVTVFADGQIDRSPCGSGTSARLALLGEDGRLGPGDVLTHESVAGTVFTGRLMAGGITEVTGATHRTGTHTFVLDPHDDLGTGFLL; this is encoded by the coding sequence GTGAGCACCACCCCGCGCCCGGTCCGCACCACCGACTACCACACCGCCGGCGAGCCCTTCAGGATCGTCGACGAGGACCTGCCCCCGATCCCCGGCGACACCGTCGCCGAGCGCCGTGCCCTCGCGCTCCGGCTCGGCCCGCTCGACGACCTGCGCCGCCTGCTGGTCCGGGAACCCCGCGGACACTCCGGCATGTACGGCGGGTTCGTCGTCCCGCCCGACGACGACGGCGCCCACTTCGGCGTGCTGTTCTGGCACAAGGACGGCTACTCCACCGCCTGCGGCCACGGCACGATGGCCCTCGGCGCCTGGGCCGTCGACACCGGACGCGTCCCGGCGCCCGGCGACGGCGACGTCCCCGTACGCGTCGACGTGCCCTCCGGGCGCGTCACCGCGACCGTGCACCGCGCGGGCGGCCGCACCACGGGCGTCACCTTCCGCAACGTCCCGACGCGCGTCCTCGCGCGCAAGGTCCCGGTGACCACCGCGTACGGCACCGTCGAGGTCGACCTCGCCGACTCCGGAGCCTGCTACGCCTCGGTCCCCGCGCGCGCCCTCGGCCTCGACACCGGCCGGGTCTCCCTGCCCGCGCTCGTCCGGGCCGGAGGGGAGATCCGCGCCGCGCTCCTCGAACACGACGTGTACGGCGTCGTCCTGTACGACGAACTGCCCGACACTCCCGACGGGCCGCACCAGCGGAACGTCACCGTCTTCGCCGACGGGCAGATCGACCGGTCACCCTGCGGATCGGGCACCTCCGCCCGGCTCGCCCTGCTCGGCGAGGACGGGCGCCTCGGGCCCGGCGACGTCCTCACGCACGAGTCCGTGGCCGGCACCGTCTTCACCGGCCGGCTGATGGCTGGAGGGATCACAGAGGTAACCGGTGCGACTCACCGCACCGGCACCCACACCTTCGTCCTCGACCCCCACGACGACCTGGGGACGGGATTCCTCCTTTGA